A window from Culex pipiens pallens isolate TS chromosome 3, TS_CPP_V2, whole genome shotgun sequence encodes these proteins:
- the LOC120428823 gene encoding estradiol 17-beta-dehydrogenase 11-like, whose amino-acid sequence MQSLRNIGGSPYEAAPRGDTLRKLRDGSGSGSDGLATVKFVLSCLIDAGTFLVLLVPILVKYVVGLFVSPPKKDIRGQLALVTGGSNGLGREICFQLARNGCHVAVVDLDSVNGEKTVQDLHQQYGVKAMFYKADISSYESVQELRKSVESSLGQVDILVNNAGVMPLMSVREGTPEDLKRVLEINLLSHFWTIRTFIDGMVSRRKGHIVAVASAVAYLPLGRLCSYVASKYGVRGLMEAFNDELYCDGLQNEVFTTTVNPIFLNTRKDLIDALDKANLLGRMPIFSAKTMARAVVGGMLRNRQDVFVPKAIKPFLIQYENIPNEIKRLARRIMLRTDMPKLMD is encoded by the exons ATGCAGAGCTTGCGGAACATCGGTGGCAGTCCGTACGAGGCGGCACCTCGAGGGGATACCTTGCGGAAGCTACGCGACGGGTCGGGTTCCGGGTCAGATGGGCTGGCGACGGTCAAGTTTGTGCTGAGTTGCTTGATCGACGCTGGCACGTTCCTGGTGCTGCTGGTACCGATTCTGGTCAAGTACGTGGTTGGGCTGTTTGTTAGTCCTCCGAAGAAGGACATCCGCGGTCAGTTGGCCCTCGTGACGGGTGGCTCGAACGGGCTAGGCAGGGAGATTTGCTTCCAGCTGGCACGGAATGGGTGTCACGTGGCGGTCGTTGACCTGGACTCGGTGAACGGGGAGAAGACTGTTCAAGACTTGCACCAGCAGTACGGTGTGAAGGCGATGTTCTACAAG GCGGACATTTCCAGCTATGAATCGGTTCAGGAGCTGCGAAAGAGTGTCGAGAGCAGCCTCGGGCAGGTggacattttagtgaacaatGCCGGCGTGATGCCGCTGATGTCCGTTCGGGAAGGAACGCCGGAGGATTTGAAGAGGGTGCTGGAGATCAACTTGCTGTCGCACTTTTGG ACCATTCGAACCTTTATCGACGGAATGGTATCGCGTCGAAAGGGCCACATTGTGGCCGTTGCTTCAGCAGTAG CATACCTTCCGCTAGGACGCCTGTGCTCCTACGTGGCCTCCAAGTACGGAGTCCGCGGCCTGATGGAAGCCTTCAACGACGAGCTGTACTGCGACGGGCTGCAGAACGAGGTGTTCACCACGACCGTGAACCCGATCTTCCTCAACACCCGCAAGGATCTCATCGATGCGCTGGACAAGGCCAA CCTGCTTGGAAGGATGCCCATTTTTTCCGCTAAAACGATGGCACGTGCCGTCGTCGGAGGAATGTTGCGCAACCGGCAGGACGTCTTCGTTCCGAAGGCAATAAAGCCGTTCCTCATTCAGTACGA GAATATTCCAAATGAGATCAAAAGACTGGCGCGCAGAATTATGCTGAGAACGGATATGCCCAAATTGATGGACTAG
- the LOC120428827 gene encoding uncharacterized protein LOC120428827 — MEVAWRFRIIFAMAFAVIIFGDLLGYGGAKKDPKDKSTLLTGFSAGLGDIKATHENDIGSTESESSARQTYHGAGPAVGTSPAEHQLDAAAYKERLKSSLREACLPKLLCEMAAKPNYSLNVRERDLLSLIRSTTLSLTMAVSPTKWHFAAHMGQLLRDAGDSLVTPMGCSHLWPSCPYSSKKLLKLTNVVQLK, encoded by the exons atggAAGTGGCCTGGCGGTTTCGGATCATCTTTGCGATGGCATTTGCTGTGATAATATTTGGAGACTTGCTCGGCTATGGTGGGGCCAAGAAGGATCCCAAGGATAAATCGACGCTGCTGACGGGATTTTCGGCGGGGCTTGGAGACATCAAGGCGACGCACGAGAATG ACATCGGGTCCACCGAAAGTGAATCGTCGGCCCGGCAGACCTACCACGGCGCTGGGCCCGCTGTTGGCACGTCACCCGCCGAACACCAGCTGGACGCGGCCGCCTACAAGGAGCGGCTCAAGAGTTCCCTCCGGGAGGCCTGCCTGCCGAAGCTGCTCTGCGAGATGGCCGCCAAGCCCAACTACTCGCTGAACGTGCGCGAGCGGGACCTGCTCTCGTTAATACG CTCCACCACGTTATCGCTGACGATGGCCGTGAGCCCGACCAAGTGGCACTTTGCCGCCCACATGGGCCAGCTGCTGCGGGACGCCGGCGACAGCCTGGTCACGCCGATGGGCTGCTCGCACCTGTGGCCAAGCTGTCCGTACAGCTCCAAGAAGCTACTCAAGCTCACCAACGTGGTTCAGCTCAAGTGA